In Capsicum annuum cultivar UCD-10X-F1 chromosome 7, UCD10Xv1.1, whole genome shotgun sequence, one genomic interval encodes:
- the LOC107876520 gene encoding uncharacterized protein LOC107876520, whose translation MAVKLFLQILKAESIFRKYPLCITMSDIVIDSDGFNTDNIMIKCYDFVEPSDLALGVIRNVESPIIVNVDGEELISDCYNSVVNVKKNYINKDTLVSVMRNYLIKHRFNCRTTRSDKQSYVLLCKSSECSWAFKASCKHGTDTFIVRTFNDEHTCSIMDIVLEQQHATIAFIAGITAPKLVNYKKIITPSDIIEDIKRELGLDIDYMKAWRGKECALKILRGRPADGYKKMPTYVYIFNSIYTNSHIRMHKSPDNQFMYLFIALQPLIKGFGYCSPVVVVDGHILLLAYGVVDSENDLSWMWFFQQFKCAFGERDNVCVVSDRHESIIKEIRESTNYIYGVYEEGRKYIVRLDIRTYNCGRFQLDEIPCRHVIAVLKRKHVKKIKPYCSDYYKKEALVKTYEMLLCPIPDK comes from the exons ATGGCTGTGAaactttttcttcagattttgaaagCTGAATCTATATTCAGGAAGTATCCATTGTGTATTACAATGAGTGATATTGTAATTGATAGTGATGGTTTTAACACAGATAATATAATGATTAAGTGTTATGATTTTGTTGAGCCGTCTGATCTTGCACTTGGTGTAATTCGTAACGTTGAATCTCCGATAATTGTTAATGTGGATGGTGAAGAACTGATAAGTGATTGCTATAATAGTGTTGTTAATgtgaagaaaaattatataaacaaaGATACACTGGTCTCGGTAATGCGTAACTATTTAATCAAGCATAGGTTCAATTGCAGAACTACGAGATCTGACAAGCAGAg TTATGTCCTACTGTGCAAATCATCGGAATGTAGTTGGGCATTCAAGGCATCCTGTAAGCATGGTACTGATACATTTATAGTGCGTACCTTCAACGATGAACACACTTGCTCAATAATGGACATAGTGTTAGAGCAACAACATGCAACCATTGCCTTTATAGCTGGAATAACAGCTCCAAAGTTAGTtaactacaaaaaaataatcaCCCCAAGCGACATTATTGAAGATATAAAAAGGGAACTTGGTTTGGACATAGATTACATGAAGGCGTGGCGTGGTAAAGAATGTGCTTTAAAAATTTTGAGAGGCAGACCAGCTGATGGATATAAGAAAATGCCTACCTACGTATACATATTTAATTCGATTTATACCAATTCACATATAAGGATGCATAAGTCTCCTGATAATCAGTTCATGTATCTATTCATAGCACTACAGCCTTTAATTAAGGGATTTGGGTATTGTAGTCCTGTTGTGGTAGTAGACG GACATATATTGCTGCTTGCGTATGGGGTTGTAGATTCTGAGAATGATTTATCTTGGATGTggtttttccagcaattcaagtgTGCTTTCGGTGAGCGCGATAATGTGTGCGTAGTCTCTGATAGACATGAAAGCATAATCAAGGAG ATTAGGGAATCAACTAACTACATATACGGTGTGtatgaagaaggaagaaaatacaTTGTTCGGTTGGATATTAGAACTTACAACTGTGGTAGATTTCAACTTGATGAGATACCATGCAGGCACGTTATTGCTGTTTTGAAAAGAAaacatgtaaagaaaataaagccCTACTGCTCAGATTACTACAAGAAGGAGGCATTGGTGAAGACTTATGAAATGTTGCTCTGTCCAATTCCTGATAAATGA